In Pseudomonas fluorescens, the following are encoded in one genomic region:
- a CDS encoding TMEM165/GDT1 family protein, with protein MLDSLLVPTAIVALAEIGDKTQLLALILAARFRKPWPIIAGIVAATLANHAAAGAVGAWVGSFFSDTMLHWILAASFAATALWTLVPDKMDDDEASTARKFGPFLTTLIAFFLAEIGDKTQIATVMLAAQYPELWLVIIGTTLGMLIANVPVVLAGNFAADKLPLTLIRRLAASAFFVLAIVAVYKAMQSSGWI; from the coding sequence ATGCTGGATTCACTACTCGTACCTACCGCAATCGTTGCCTTGGCCGAAATCGGCGACAAGACGCAACTGCTCGCGCTCATTCTCGCTGCCCGTTTCCGTAAGCCCTGGCCGATCATCGCCGGTATCGTCGCCGCGACCCTGGCCAACCACGCGGCCGCCGGTGCGGTAGGCGCCTGGGTCGGGAGTTTCTTCTCGGATACGATGCTGCACTGGATCCTCGCCGCGAGCTTCGCCGCCACGGCGCTGTGGACCCTGGTCCCGGACAAGATGGATGACGACGAGGCCAGCACCGCCCGCAAGTTCGGGCCGTTCCTGACCACGTTGATCGCGTTCTTCCTGGCGGAAATCGGCGACAAGACGCAGATCGCTACCGTGATGCTGGCTGCGCAGTATCCGGAGCTGTGGCTGGTGATTATCGGCACCACCCTCGGCATGCTGATTGCCAACGTGCCCGTGGTATTGGCCGGTAACTTTGCCGCGGACAAATTGCCATTGACCCTGATCCGTCGACTGGCGGCGTCGGCGTTCTTCGTCCTGGCGATTGTCGCGGTGTACAAGGCGATGCAGAGCAGCGGGTGGATTTGA
- a CDS encoding DUF2007 domain-containing protein, translating into MQRIYDPENLMEGELLQGMLASEGIEAHLVGRDLVGATGELPIFGLLGLAVDNDQAEYARELITAYNAALPLSGDEPDSFPGTLVC; encoded by the coding sequence ATGCAGCGCATCTACGATCCGGAAAACCTGATGGAAGGCGAGTTGCTGCAAGGCATGCTCGCCAGCGAGGGCATCGAGGCGCATCTGGTGGGACGCGATCTGGTGGGAGCCACCGGTGAGTTGCCGATTTTCGGTTTGCTGGGTTTGGCAGTGGATAACGACCAGGCCGAATACGCCCGCGAGCTGATCACCGCGTACAATGCCGCGCTGCCGCTGTCCGGCGATGAACCGGACAGCTTTCCCGGCACGCTGGTCTGTTAG
- a CDS encoding M48 family metallopeptidase, which produces MNKILVVSALGAVLLSGCQSVNTTSGGAVGVERKQYMFSMLSAQEVDQMYAQSYQKTVGEASSKGVLDKTSNEARRVQAIADRLIAQAPNFRPDAAQWKWEVNLIKSDELNANCGPGGKIIFYTGLIDSLKLTDDEIAAIMGHEIAHALREHGREAMSKAYGIEMAKQGAGALLGLGQDSMALADTVANYGMTLPNSRANENEADLIGLELAARAGYNPNAAITLWNKMSKASEGSPPEFMSTHPASSSRIAALQAAIPKVMPLYEQARKS; this is translated from the coding sequence ATGAACAAGATTTTGGTTGTCAGTGCACTGGGCGCAGTGCTGCTCAGTGGTTGTCAGTCGGTCAATACCACCAGTGGCGGTGCCGTGGGTGTGGAGCGCAAGCAGTACATGTTCAGCATGTTGTCGGCGCAAGAGGTCGACCAGATGTACGCCCAGTCCTATCAGAAGACAGTGGGCGAGGCGTCCAGCAAAGGTGTGCTGGACAAGACCAGCAATGAAGCCCGGCGGGTTCAGGCGATTGCCGACCGGCTGATTGCCCAGGCGCCGAACTTCCGTCCGGACGCGGCCCAGTGGAAGTGGGAAGTCAACCTGATCAAGAGCGATGAGCTCAACGCCAACTGCGGCCCTGGCGGCAAGATCATCTTTTACACCGGGCTGATCGACAGCCTGAAGCTGACCGACGATGAAATCGCCGCGATCATGGGTCATGAAATCGCCCACGCCCTGCGCGAGCACGGTCGTGAAGCGATGTCCAAGGCTTACGGCATCGAAATGGCCAAGCAGGGCGCCGGTGCTTTGCTCGGATTGGGGCAGGACAGCATGGCCCTGGCCGATACCGTGGCCAACTACGGCATGACCTTGCCCAACAGCCGCGCCAATGAAAACGAGGCGGACCTGATCGGCCTGGAACTGGCCGCCCGCGCCGGTTACAACCCGAATGCCGCGATCACCTTGTGGAACAAGATGAGCAAGGCTTCGGAAGGTTCGCCACCTGAGTTCATGAGCACTCACCCGGCGTCGTCGAGCCGTATTGCGGCGTTGCAGGCAGCGATTCCGAAGGTCATGCCTTTGTATGAGCAGGCCAGGAAGTCCTGA
- a CDS encoding SOS response-associated peptidase codes for MCGRYALFRWNPAFAALPGFPADQQAQWNISPNDSVLMLRAEPDGQRTLARARWGLTPPWLTDLSRTPAHARAETVAEQPMFRQALRERRCLLPANGFYEWRGTTRKRPYWLTPGEGSSLFFAAIWEAYPVQEQVWLSTAVITQPAASQRRPLILDEAGQAAWLDPETPLHVLQALLASEPAALRERVLANMVNDPKLNGPECLTPG; via the coding sequence ATGTGTGGACGTTATGCCCTGTTTCGCTGGAACCCCGCCTTCGCGGCGCTGCCCGGTTTTCCTGCCGACCAGCAGGCGCAGTGGAACATTTCCCCCAATGATTCGGTGTTGATGCTGCGGGCCGAACCTGACGGCCAGCGCACACTGGCCCGCGCCCGCTGGGGCCTGACGCCACCCTGGCTGACCGATCTGTCCCGCACCCCGGCCCACGCCCGCGCCGAAACCGTTGCCGAACAACCGATGTTCCGCCAGGCCTTGCGCGAGCGCCGTTGCCTGTTGCCGGCCAATGGTTTCTACGAATGGCGCGGCACGACGCGCAAGCGCCCGTACTGGCTGACACCGGGGGAGGGCTCGTCATTATTTTTTGCGGCGATCTGGGAGGCGTATCCGGTACAGGAGCAGGTGTGGCTGAGTACCGCCGTGATTACCCAACCGGCGGCAAGCCAGCGGCGGCCGTTGATTCTTGATGAGGCGGGGCAGGCCGCGTGGCTGGATCCCGAAACGCCATTGCACGTTTTGCAAGCATTGCTGGCCAGTGAGCCTGCCGCATTGCGCGAGCGGGTCCTGGCCAACATGGTGAATGATCCGAAGCTCAATGGGCCGGAGTGTTTGACCCCGGGTTAA
- a CDS encoding 1-acyl-sn-glycerol-3-phosphate acyltransferase, which yields MMGEFDAIRPYDDSEVPAVLARLLGDKAFLDILTHFRFPRFAGALGWALKPLIAHRLRREFAGITSVATLQDKVEHYVDHTIERATDGVTYTGVEQFKSGSAYLFIANHRDIVMDPAFVNYAVYHAGLPTPRIAIGDNLLQKPFVSDLMRLNKSFIVHRSISGRREKMAAYQLLSAYINHSIRNDCASIWIAQAEGRAKDGDDRTESAILKMFHMSRKDEPFGEVIQSLNLTPVSISYEYDPCDQAKARELYIRATSGSYTKVPGEDDVSIAKGITGYKGRVHVNFAAPITELFDDTKQLAVEMDRQILSGYRLFPVHYLAYAQWKDADPQLQVPKAAEVFPADELAKAQEEWQRRLDACPEEHRPFLVLQYATPVRNQYRVKAGLPL from the coding sequence ATGATGGGCGAATTCGATGCCATCCGACCTTACGACGACAGTGAAGTCCCCGCAGTGCTGGCACGACTGCTCGGCGACAAGGCGTTTCTAGATATCCTCACCCACTTCCGCTTCCCGCGCTTCGCCGGCGCTTTAGGCTGGGCACTCAAACCTCTTATAGCCCATCGGTTGCGCCGTGAGTTTGCCGGCATTACCTCGGTGGCCACGTTACAGGACAAAGTCGAGCATTACGTCGACCATACCATCGAGCGCGCCACCGACGGTGTTACCTATACCGGGGTGGAGCAATTCAAGTCCGGCAGCGCCTACCTGTTCATCGCCAACCACCGCGACATCGTGATGGATCCGGCCTTCGTCAACTATGCCGTGTACCACGCCGGCCTGCCGACACCGCGCATCGCCATTGGTGACAACCTGCTGCAAAAGCCTTTCGTCAGCGACCTGATGCGCCTGAACAAGAGCTTCATCGTGCACCGCTCGATCAGCGGACGCCGGGAAAAAATGGCGGCTTATCAACTGTTGTCGGCGTACATCAACCATTCGATCCGCAACGATTGCGCCTCGATCTGGATCGCCCAGGCCGAAGGCCGCGCCAAGGACGGTGACGACCGTACCGAATCGGCGATCCTCAAGATGTTCCACATGAGCCGCAAGGACGAGCCGTTCGGCGAAGTCATACAGTCGCTGAACCTGACCCCGGTGTCGATCAGCTACGAGTACGACCCGTGCGATCAGGCCAAGGCCCGCGAGCTTTACATCCGCGCCACCAGCGGCAGCTACACCAAGGTGCCGGGCGAGGATGACGTGAGCATCGCCAAGGGCATCACCGGCTACAAGGGCCGGGTGCATGTGAACTTTGCCGCGCCGATCACCGAACTGTTCGACGACACCAAGCAATTGGCGGTCGAGATGGACAGGCAAATCCTCAGCGGATACCGCTTGTTCCCGGTGCACTACCTGGCTTATGCACAGTGGAAGGACGCCGACCCGCAGTTGCAGGTGCCGAAAGCGGCCGAGGTGTTCCCGGCCGACGAGCTGGCCAAGGCCCAGGAAGAATGGCAACGCCGCCTGGATGCCTGCCCTGAAGAGCATCGTCCATTCCTGGTGCTGCAATATGCGACGCCGGTGCGCAATCAGTACCGCGTGAAGGCAGGGTTGCCGCTGTAA
- a CDS encoding 2-hydroxyacid dehydrogenase gives MTNTRRAVFLDHPSLDLGDLDLNPLRSCFSDLQLFAQTLPDQVIEHLKGATVAISNKILIDAAAMAASPDLKLILITATGTNNVDLAAARAHGITVCNCQGYGTPSVAQHTIMLLLNLATRLADYQKAVGEGRWQQARQFCLLDYPIVELEGKTLGLLGHGELGGAVARLAEAFGMRVLLGQIPGRPARPDRLPLDELLPQIDALTLHCPLNEHTRHFIGARELAAMKPGAFVVNTARGGLIDEQALADALRNGHLGGAATDVLSVEPPVNGNPLLAHDIPRLIVTPHNAWGSREARQRIVGQVTENALEYFSGKALRVVS, from the coding sequence ATGACGAACACTCGCCGCGCCGTATTCCTCGACCACCCGTCCCTGGACCTCGGCGACCTTGACCTCAACCCGCTGCGCAGTTGTTTCAGCGATTTGCAGCTGTTCGCCCAGACCTTGCCCGATCAAGTCATCGAACACCTCAAGGGCGCCACCGTCGCCATCAGTAACAAGATCCTGATCGATGCCGCCGCCATGGCCGCCAGCCCTGATCTCAAGCTGATCCTGATCACAGCCACCGGCACCAACAATGTCGACCTCGCCGCCGCCCGCGCCCATGGGATTACCGTGTGTAACTGCCAGGGTTACGGCACACCGTCGGTGGCGCAGCACACGATCATGCTGCTGCTCAACCTGGCCACGCGCCTGGCCGATTATCAAAAAGCCGTCGGCGAAGGCCGCTGGCAGCAGGCCAGACAGTTCTGTTTGCTGGATTACCCGATCGTCGAACTCGAAGGCAAAACCCTTGGCCTGCTCGGTCATGGCGAATTGGGCGGCGCGGTCGCACGGTTGGCTGAAGCCTTCGGTATGCGTGTTCTGCTGGGGCAAATTCCCGGACGCCCTGCCCGGCCGGACCGCCTGCCGCTGGATGAACTGTTACCGCAAATCGACGCACTGACTCTGCACTGCCCGCTCAACGAGCACACTCGCCACTTCATCGGCGCCCGTGAACTGGCCGCGATGAAACCCGGCGCGTTCGTGGTCAACACCGCACGCGGTGGATTGATTGATGAACAGGCGCTGGCCGACGCCTTGCGCAACGGGCATCTGGGCGGCGCCGCCACTGACGTGCTGAGCGTCGAGCCTCCCGTCAACGGCAATCCGCTGCTGGCCCACGACATCCCGCGCCTGATCGTTACCCCGCACAACGCCTGGGGCAGCCGCGAAGCGCGCCAGCGAATCGTTGGCCAAGTGACCGAAAACGCACTGGAATACTTCAGCGGTAAGGCGCTGCGAGTCGTCAGTTGA
- a CDS encoding fatty acid--CoA ligase: MLQTRVIPPAEGAYQYPLLIKRLLMSGARYEKTREIIYRDKLRYSYPTLIERVARLANVLTAAGVKPGDAVGVMDWDSHRYLECMFAIPMIGAVIHTINVRLSPEQILYTMNHAEDRFVLVNSEFVGLYKAIEGQLTTVDKTLLLTDLPEKTADLPNLVGEYEQLLAAASPQYDFEDFDENSVATTFYTTGTTGNPKGVYFTHRQLVLHTMGVSTIMGAIDSVRLLGTNDVYMPITPMFHVHAWGLPYVATMLGLKQVYPGRYDPEYLVELWRKEKVTFSHCVPTILQMVLNAKAAQDVDFGGWKIVIGGSALNRSLYEAAKAKGIQLTAAYGMSETGPLVSCAHLNDELMAGTEDERTTYRIKAGVPGPLVEAAIVDTEGNFLPADGETQGELVLRAPWLTEGYFNEPQKGAELWAGGWLHTGDVATLDSMGVIDIRDRIKDVIKTGGEWISSLDLEDLISRHAAVREVAVVGIPDPQWGERPFALLVLREGHAIGARELKEHLKPFVELGHLSKWAIPSQIALVTEIPKTSVGKLDKKRIRVDITEWQATNSTFLSTL; this comes from the coding sequence ATGTTGCAGACTCGCGTTATCCCCCCGGCCGAAGGCGCTTACCAGTACCCGCTGTTGATCAAACGCCTGCTGATGTCCGGTGCCCGTTATGAGAAAACCCGCGAGATCATCTACCGCGACAAGTTGCGCTATAGCTACCCGACCCTGATCGAACGGGTGGCCCGCCTGGCCAACGTGCTGACTGCGGCCGGGGTCAAGCCCGGGGATGCCGTGGGTGTGATGGACTGGGACAGCCATCGCTACCTGGAATGCATGTTCGCCATCCCGATGATCGGCGCGGTGATCCACACCATCAACGTGCGCCTGTCGCCGGAACAGATCCTCTACACCATGAACCACGCCGAGGACCGCTTTGTGCTGGTCAACAGCGAGTTCGTCGGTCTCTACAAGGCCATCGAGGGGCAACTGACCACGGTCGACAAAACCCTGCTGCTGACTGACCTGCCGGAAAAAACCGCGGACCTGCCGAACCTCGTCGGCGAGTACGAACAGCTGCTGGCCGCGGCGAGCCCGCAGTACGACTTCGAGGACTTCGACGAAAACTCGGTCGCGACCACGTTCTATACCACCGGTACCACCGGCAACCCCAAGGGCGTGTACTTCACCCATCGGCAACTGGTGCTGCACACCATGGGCGTGTCGACCATCATGGGCGCGATCGATAGCGTGCGCCTGCTGGGCACCAACGACGTGTACATGCCGATCACCCCGATGTTCCACGTGCACGCCTGGGGCTTGCCGTATGTGGCGACCATGCTCGGACTCAAGCAGGTGTATCCCGGCCGCTATGACCCGGAGTACCTGGTGGAGTTGTGGCGCAAGGAGAAGGTCACGTTCTCCCATTGCGTACCGACCATTTTGCAGATGGTCCTCAATGCCAAGGCCGCGCAGGACGTCGACTTCGGCGGCTGGAAAATCGTCATCGGCGGCAGCGCCCTGAACCGCTCGTTGTACGAGGCGGCCAAGGCCAAAGGCATTCAGTTGACCGCCGCTTACGGCATGTCGGAAACCGGGCCGCTGGTGTCGTGCGCGCACCTCAACGACGAATTGATGGCCGGTACCGAAGACGAACGCACCACTTACCGGATCAAGGCCGGCGTGCCTGGGCCACTGGTGGAGGCGGCGATCGTCGACACCGAGGGCAACTTCCTGCCCGCCGACGGCGAGACCCAGGGCGAGTTGGTGTTGCGCGCACCGTGGCTGACCGAGGGCTATTTCAACGAGCCGCAGAAGGGCGCCGAGCTCTGGGCCGGCGGCTGGCTGCACACCGGTGACGTGGCGACCCTGGACAGCATGGGCGTGATCGACATTCGTGACCGGATCAAGGACGTGATCAAGACCGGTGGCGAGTGGATCTCCTCCCTGGACCTGGAAGACCTGATCAGCCGTCATGCGGCGGTACGTGAAGTAGCAGTGGTGGGGATCCCCGATCCGCAGTGGGGCGAGCGGCCGTTTGCCCTGCTGGTGCTCCGTGAGGGTCATGCAATCGGGGCGCGGGAACTCAAGGAACACCTCAAGCCGTTTGTGGAACTGGGGCACTTGAGCAAGTGGGCGATTCCGAGCCAGATCGCCCTTGTTACTGAAATTCCCAAGACCAGCGTCGGCAAACTCGACAAGAAGCGCATTCGCGTCGACATCACCGAATGGCAAGCCACCAACAGCACCTTCCTCTCGACGCTTTAA
- a CDS encoding LysE family transporter, which produces MYWTEFLTVALIHLLAVASPGPDFAVVVRESVTHGRRAGTWTALGVGTAIFLHVGYSLLGIGLIVSQSIVLFNALKWAAAAYLLYIGYKALRAQPAKPVADDLHKEAGERTARGAFTSGFVTNGLNPKATLFFLSLFTVVINPHTPLAVQAGYGVYLAAATAGWFCLVAMLFSQQRVRAGFARMGHWFDRTMGAVLIAIGVKLAFTEMH; this is translated from the coding sequence ATGTACTGGACAGAGTTCTTGACCGTTGCCCTGATTCACCTGCTGGCCGTGGCCAGCCCCGGCCCGGACTTTGCCGTGGTGGTGCGCGAGAGTGTTACCCACGGTCGCCGCGCGGGCACCTGGACCGCGCTGGGTGTGGGTACGGCGATTTTCCTGCACGTGGGTTACTCGCTATTGGGTATCGGCCTGATCGTGTCCCAGTCGATCGTGTTGTTCAATGCCTTGAAATGGGCTGCCGCCGCTTACCTGCTGTACATCGGTTACAAGGCGCTGCGCGCGCAACCGGCCAAGCCTGTGGCGGACGATCTGCACAAGGAAGCCGGCGAGCGCACTGCCCGTGGTGCCTTCACCTCGGGTTTTGTCACCAACGGTCTCAACCCGAAAGCCACGCTGTTCTTCCTCTCGCTGTTCACCGTGGTCATCAACCCGCACACGCCACTGGCGGTGCAAGCCGGTTACGGGGTTTACCTGGCGGCGGCGACAGCGGGCTGGTTCTGCCTGGTGGCGATGCTGTTCAGCCAGCAGCGCGTACGCGCCGGTTTCGCCCGCATGGGTCACTGGTTCGACCGGACCATGGGCGCGGTGCTGATTGCGATTGGCGTGAAGCTGGCGTTTACCGAGATGCATTGA
- a CDS encoding CPXCG motif-containing cysteine-rich protein: MLETAQYECPYCGEEVETTLDLSGGDQTYIEDCQVCCRPITFVLQVHEEEWHLEVFSENE, encoded by the coding sequence ATGCTGGAAACTGCGCAATATGAATGTCCGTATTGTGGTGAGGAAGTCGAGACGACGCTGGATTTGTCCGGTGGCGATCAGACCTATATTGAAGACTGTCAGGTGTGCTGCCGGCCGATAACCTTCGTGTTGCAGGTTCATGAAGAGGAATGGCATCTCGAAGTGTTCAGCGAAAACGAGTGA
- a CDS encoding class I SAM-dependent methyltransferase: MDPRSEVLLRQAELFQGSVLLAGLPADDLLGRLPEAHGWCWHAGDQAALDARFAERSHFGVNAPEREFDTAVVFLPKAKDLTDYILNALASRLAGRELYLVGEKKSGIEGAAKQLNPFGKPRKLDSARHCQLWLVTVANAPEAKPLESLAQTYELPLAEGPLKVISLPGVFSHGRLDRGSALLLEHLDKLPSGHLLDFGCGAGVLGAAVKRRYPHNQVTLLDVDAFAAASSRLTLAANGLEAEVITGDGIDAAPMGLSAILSNPPFHVGVHTDYFATENLLRKAAKHLKNGGELRLVANSFLKYQPLIEEHLGVCAIKAEGQGFRIYRAKRG; the protein is encoded by the coding sequence ATGGATCCGCGCAGTGAAGTACTGCTTCGTCAGGCCGAGTTATTCCAGGGTTCGGTGTTGTTGGCCGGTTTGCCCGCCGACGACTTGCTGGGCCGCTTGCCCGAAGCTCATGGCTGGTGCTGGCACGCCGGCGATCAGGCCGCGCTGGACGCCCGCTTCGCCGAGCGCAGCCATTTTGGCGTGAATGCGCCCGAGCGCGAGTTCGATACAGCGGTGGTCTTTCTGCCCAAGGCCAAGGACCTGACCGACTACATCCTCAACGCCCTCGCCTCGCGGCTGGCCGGCCGCGAGCTGTACCTGGTCGGCGAGAAAAAAAGCGGCATCGAAGGTGCCGCCAAACAACTCAACCCCTTCGGCAAGCCACGCAAACTCGACAGCGCGCGGCACTGCCAGCTCTGGCTGGTCACCGTGGCCAACGCGCCTGAAGCCAAACCGCTGGAAAGCCTGGCGCAGACCTACGAACTGCCGCTGGCCGAAGGCCCGTTGAAGGTCATCAGCCTGCCGGGGGTGTTCAGCCATGGTCGCCTGGATCGCGGCAGTGCGCTGCTGCTGGAGCATCTGGACAAACTGCCTAGCGGTCACTTGCTCGATTTCGGTTGCGGTGCAGGGGTTCTGGGGGCGGCAGTGAAACGTCGTTACCCGCACAACCAGGTCACGTTGCTGGATGTGGATGCCTTTGCCGCTGCCAGCAGTCGTCTGACCCTGGCGGCCAATGGACTGGAAGCCGAGGTGATTACCGGTGACGGCATCGATGCCGCGCCAATGGGCTTGAGTGCGATCCTGAGCAATCCGCCGTTCCATGTCGGTGTGCACACCGACTATTTCGCAACGGAGAACTTGCTGCGAAAAGCGGCAAAACATCTGAAAAACGGTGGCGAACTTCGCTTGGTAGCGAACAGCTTCCTGAAGTATCAACCGCTGATCGAAGAGCACCTTGGCGTGTGTGCGATCAAGGCCGAAGGACAGGGTTTCCGAATCTACCGGGCCAAACGCGGTTGA